A portion of the Bacteroidota bacterium genome contains these proteins:
- a CDS encoding flagellar biosynthetic protein FliO, producing the protein MRNIFPVSRRKDKPRTTGNQLFKRSIALGAALLLLWVALTVMPKASIATEPVVISDEAGTVATSATASTTTTDSPWDLGKITAGLLLAGLLGFATYWQKKQSKQQIHAGNLNTLGKLQLGPGQLVHLVQCGEEAVLVGTSNNQITLLHHFSRQNLAKPAPAATPAIPAPTYSSPSTTAANNDNFGVLLQQQNLLSTATLDVITKDALKPVPQS; encoded by the coding sequence ATGCGCAATATCTTCCCTGTTTCCAGGCGAAAGGACAAACCCCGTACAACGGGAAATCAACTCTTTAAACGTTCTATCGCGCTGGGTGCCGCACTCTTGCTCCTCTGGGTAGCGCTTACGGTTATGCCCAAAGCAAGTATTGCTACCGAACCTGTTGTCATTTCCGATGAAGCCGGCACTGTTGCAACCTCTGCAACAGCTTCAACCACCACAACCGACTCCCCATGGGATCTTGGTAAAATAACTGCCGGCCTGTTGCTCGCCGGATTGCTTGGCTTTGCCACCTATTGGCAGAAGAAGCAGTCCAAACAGCAAATACACGCCGGCAATTTGAATACCCTCGGGAAACTTCAACTCGGCCCCGGACAACTTGTGCACCTGGTACAATGCGGCGAAGAAGCCGTGCTTGTAGGCACTAGCAACAACCAGATCACGTTGCTGCACCACTTCTCCCGACAAAACCTGGCAAAACCCGCCCCCGCGGCAACGCCAGCTATTCCAGCACCAACGTACAGCAGCCCGAGCACAACGGCTGCAAATAACGATAATTTTGGCGTCCTGCTCCAGCAGCAAAACCTCCTTTCTACCGCCACGCTGGACGTTATCACAAAAGACGCCCTAAAGCCCGTACCCCAATCATGA
- the flhA gene encoding flagellar biosynthesis protein FlhA: protein MSTLISPNQLQEEKGFQLFNGEGFIAMGMILILFVMVVPLPTFVLDLLLATNIALSLGILLTSFYARRPLDFAIFPGLLLMTTLFRLSMNVASTRLILSEGEAGQLISAFGEFVIAGNYVVGTIIFLVLVVINFVVITKGSGRIAEVGARFTLDAMPGKQMAIDAELNAGLIDESDARQRREDVAREADFYGAMDGASKFVRGDAIAGLAITAINIIGGLVVGMVQLGMSFNDAGSTFMLLSIGDGLVSQIPSLLISTAAGLIVSRASNEANWGEEFKSQLFNKPHPILLTGMFLFFMGLVPSLPVLPFWLLAAAILLLGRNRVKHMEDQETSPALLPEGQKQLEAPETPTDLLLVDPLELEIGYALISIVDPSQQGDLLERVRMLRQQLALELGLVIPPIRIRDNVSMGANQYTIKLRGNPIGEGEVMPGYYLALLSDDIKNPPPGIHVKDPTFGLPAIWVAERNLPEAEQLGLTVVEGPAVITTHLLEVLRKNAYKLLDRQEVKKLVDKVGESSPALVEELTPSLLTLGSIQKVLKRLLQETVPIRDLITIFEAMADHAIQTKNIDVLTEYTRAALAATITRRFVGADGKVHAFVLAVELEQHLLEKAQQGELNPSTLSLDQNDVDALIKEADRLTKKLISQGHAPVLLTSPVIRATLFNFFTPVLSDITVLSYNDLVLDVSVEVADQLQIAETYAEA, encoded by the coding sequence TTGTCAACACTTATAAGTCCCAACCAATTACAGGAAGAGAAAGGCTTCCAGCTGTTTAACGGCGAAGGCTTCATTGCCATGGGCATGATCCTCATCCTCTTTGTGATGGTGGTGCCGCTGCCCACGTTTGTGCTCGACTTGCTGCTTGCAACAAACATCGCCCTTAGCCTCGGCATTCTGCTGACCTCCTTTTATGCACGCCGGCCTCTCGATTTTGCAATTTTCCCGGGCCTGTTGCTGATGACGACCCTCTTCCGCCTCTCTATGAACGTCGCCTCAACGCGACTCATCCTGAGCGAAGGAGAAGCAGGACAGCTTATTAGCGCATTTGGTGAGTTTGTGATTGCCGGCAACTACGTTGTGGGTACCATCATCTTTCTCGTCCTTGTCGTGATCAACTTCGTGGTTATCACAAAGGGTTCAGGCCGTATCGCCGAAGTAGGCGCCCGATTTACACTCGACGCCATGCCTGGTAAACAGATGGCCATCGACGCTGAGCTAAATGCAGGCCTCATCGACGAGTCAGACGCCCGGCAGCGCAGGGAAGACGTCGCCCGCGAAGCAGACTTCTACGGCGCAATGGACGGTGCAAGCAAGTTTGTCCGTGGGGATGCCATCGCCGGCCTGGCCATTACCGCCATTAACATCATTGGTGGCCTTGTGGTGGGCATGGTGCAACTCGGCATGTCGTTTAACGACGCCGGCAGCACTTTTATGCTCCTGTCTATTGGTGACGGCCTTGTTTCGCAGATTCCTTCTCTCCTCATCTCAACCGCTGCCGGCCTTATCGTTTCTCGCGCCAGCAACGAAGCAAATTGGGGTGAAGAATTCAAATCACAGCTATTCAACAAGCCGCATCCAATTCTGCTGACAGGCATGTTTCTGTTTTTCATGGGGCTTGTACCCAGCCTGCCGGTGCTTCCTTTCTGGCTCCTGGCTGCTGCCATCCTTCTGCTTGGCCGCAACCGTGTTAAACATATGGAAGACCAGGAGACATCGCCGGCATTGCTGCCTGAGGGCCAAAAACAACTTGAGGCCCCCGAAACACCAACAGATTTGTTACTGGTTGATCCGCTCGAACTCGAAATTGGCTATGCCCTGATTTCGATTGTTGACCCGAGCCAGCAAGGTGACTTGCTCGAACGCGTACGTATGTTGCGCCAACAGCTCGCTCTCGAGCTCGGCCTGGTCATACCACCCATTCGTATTCGCGACAACGTGAGTATGGGTGCCAACCAGTACACCATTAAGCTCAGGGGCAACCCGATCGGAGAGGGTGAGGTAATGCCTGGCTATTACCTGGCCTTGCTCTCCGACGACATTAAAAACCCGCCGCCTGGTATCCATGTGAAAGACCCAACATTTGGGTTACCAGCAATCTGGGTAGCAGAGCGCAACTTACCCGAAGCAGAGCAACTCGGCCTTACTGTTGTAGAAGGGCCGGCGGTTATTACAACGCACCTGCTGGAAGTACTCCGCAAGAATGCGTATAAACTGCTCGACAGACAGGAAGTGAAGAAGCTTGTAGATAAAGTGGGTGAAAGTTCGCCCGCTCTGGTGGAAGAACTTACCCCAAGTCTGCTCACCCTTGGCTCTATTCAGAAGGTACTTAAGCGCCTCCTGCAGGAAACTGTGCCCATTCGGGATCTCATCACCATTTTTGAAGCCATGGCCGATCACGCCATTCAAACCAAAAATATCGATGTTCTTACCGAATACACACGCGCTGCACTTGCTGCAACGATTACCCGACGATTTGTTGGCGCGGATGGAAAGGTACATGCCTTTGTACTGGCTGTTGAATTGGAACAACACTTGCTCGAGAAGGCCCAGCAAGGAGAGCTCAACCCGAGCACCCTTTCTCTGGACCAAAATGATGTCGACGCCCTGATCAAAGAAGCAGATCGTCTGACGAAAAAGCTTATCAGCCAGGGACACGCGCCGGTACTCCTCACATCGCCGGTGATTCGT
- the flhB gene encoding flagellar biosynthesis protein FlhB, with translation MSEKDERTEDPTARKISQARSEGQVFRSQELLSVGMLLIGVTVLAFGTPWGIQRLQNIMSSILLASNTTELDISSFQSLVMSLGTQVVLVLLPLMGVLMISGILLNVVQFGWNFSFKPLMPKASKINPVSGFKRIFSVQGLFQFFKSFMKIIIVLPVAYLHIEGLIEEIVVLHSQQMESIFQITGGWIVGLFLKVILVLIVLTVIDFAYEKWKFKEDLKMTKQEVRDERKQTDGDPKIKKERFRLALKLLRRPRLDHAVLKSDVVVTNPTHFAVALKYDADAAPAPRVMVKGIRKRALRIRQLALDNNIPVIEDPPLARALYRSVSEEQEIPEELYPAVATILAAIYRKRKKSKSLPSA, from the coding sequence ATGAGTGAAAAAGACGAACGCACTGAAGACCCCACTGCGCGAAAGATTAGCCAGGCGCGTAGTGAGGGTCAAGTATTCCGGTCGCAGGAACTCCTTTCCGTTGGAATGCTCCTGATTGGGGTAACGGTTCTGGCCTTTGGTACCCCCTGGGGAATTCAGCGGCTGCAAAATATCATGTCTTCGATTTTGCTCGCTTCCAACACCACAGAATTGGATATCTCTTCGTTTCAATCGCTGGTTATGTCGCTTGGAACGCAAGTCGTACTCGTCCTCCTCCCCCTTATGGGTGTCCTGATGATTTCAGGCATTCTACTCAACGTAGTGCAATTCGGGTGGAATTTCTCCTTCAAGCCGCTGATGCCAAAAGCATCCAAAATAAACCCGGTTTCAGGATTTAAACGCATTTTTTCGGTCCAGGGACTCTTTCAGTTCTTCAAATCCTTTATGAAAATCATCATTGTGCTGCCGGTTGCTTACCTGCATATCGAAGGGTTGATAGAAGAAATTGTAGTACTGCACAGCCAGCAAATGGAATCCATCTTCCAGATTACGGGAGGTTGGATTGTAGGCCTGTTTTTGAAGGTAATCCTTGTATTGATTGTACTTACCGTGATTGATTTTGCATACGAAAAATGGAAGTTCAAGGAAGATCTGAAGATGACCAAACAAGAAGTTCGCGATGAGCGCAAACAGACGGATGGTGATCCAAAGATCAAGAAAGAACGCTTTAGGCTTGCCTTGAAGCTACTACGCCGGCCCCGGCTCGATCATGCGGTACTCAAATCGGATGTTGTAGTGACCAACCCGACACACTTTGCTGTCGCCCTGAAGTACGACGCAGACGCTGCGCCAGCACCTCGGGTAATGGTAAAAGGGATTCGAAAAAGGGCACTCCGCATTCGTCAACTGGCACTCGACAACAACATCCCGGTGATCGAAGATCCGCCCTTGGCGCGGGCTTTGTATAGGAGTGTATCGGAAGAACAGGAAATTCCTGAAGAACTTTATCCGGCAGTCGCAACCATCCTCGCGGCAATTTACAGAAAGCGCAAGAAAAGCAAATCTTTACCGAGCGCCTGA
- the fliQ gene encoding flagellar biosynthesis protein FliQ has translation MNTDVALFWVQEAIQTAIMLIGPLLGTALVVGLAVSLFQAITSIQEMTLAFIPKILAIALILLFFSSWMLEVLTDFTTNVMNFIPQVSR, from the coding sequence ATGAATACAGACGTAGCCCTTTTCTGGGTACAGGAAGCGATACAAACAGCCATTATGCTCATCGGCCCCCTGCTGGGGACAGCGCTTGTCGTTGGTTTGGCCGTGAGTCTTTTTCAGGCCATCACCTCCATTCAAGAAATGACACTGGCCTTCATCCCCAAGATTCTTGCGATTGCGCTCATCCTGCTTTTCTTCTCCTCGTGGATGCTTGAAGTGTTAACAGACTTCACAACCAATGTGATGAATTTTATCCCGCAAGTCTCTCGCTAA
- the fliP gene encoding flagellar type III secretion system pore protein FliP (The bacterial flagellar biogenesis protein FliP forms a type III secretion system (T3SS)-type pore required for flagellar assembly.) produces the protein MTNRFCRTSLLMLFLIGIVAFVRVDAVYAQAQPTQPTPTFNILPQLQIGQDDEEYALPIQLILLMTVLSLAPAIVIMTTSFTRLVVVFGLLRTALGTQQAPPSQLISGLAIFLTFFIMFPVLSEIHDDALMPYIAGDISQQEAFDKSAAPLKKFMLTQTRDKDLTLFMDLAQINIFNSTDEVPMYVLIPAYVISELRIAFQIGFMIFLPFLIVDLVVASVLMGMGMMMLPPIMVSLPLKLLLFILADGWYLIVESVVRGYFGT, from the coding sequence ATGACAAATCGCTTCTGCCGCACCAGCCTGCTGATGTTATTCCTCATTGGTATCGTGGCTTTTGTACGGGTTGATGCCGTTTATGCACAGGCTCAGCCTACACAACCAACCCCAACATTCAACATCCTGCCCCAATTACAAATCGGGCAAGACGACGAAGAATATGCACTGCCGATTCAGTTGATTCTGCTGATGACGGTGCTTTCTCTGGCGCCGGCCATCGTTATCATGACAACCAGCTTTACCCGGCTTGTTGTTGTATTTGGTCTGCTCAGAACCGCGCTCGGTACCCAGCAAGCGCCCCCCAGTCAGCTTATATCCGGACTGGCCATTTTCCTGACCTTCTTCATCATGTTTCCCGTCTTGAGCGAGATCCACGATGATGCACTGATGCCGTACATCGCCGGCGATATTTCGCAACAGGAGGCTTTTGACAAGTCGGCCGCCCCGTTAAAAAAGTTTATGCTGACCCAAACGCGCGACAAAGACCTCACGCTGTTTATGGACCTCGCACAAATCAACATTTTCAATTCAACAGATGAGGTACCGATGTACGTACTCATCCCGGCCTACGTGATCAGTGAACTGCGTATTGCGTTTCAGATCGGATTTATGATCTTCTTGCCCTTCCTGATTGTAGACCTTGTTGTTGCAAGCGTCTTGATGGGTATGGGGATGATGATGCTCCCTCCTATCATGGTTTCGCTACCCCTCAAACTACTGCTGTTCATTCTTGCAGATGGTTGGTACCTGATCGTAGAGTCAGTCGTTCGCGGTTACTTTGGCACGTAA
- the fliR gene encoding flagellar biosynthetic protein FliR: protein MSILDPEYILYAFLVFVRIGGLISAAPFFEQKFVPVKIKVLFALSVAYVLVGLVPRPEGLPVTEPVALTYYVIIELLTGVTIGFAARFVFFAIRFAGEFIGFQMAISISQVISPADGQASNPISNLLMMTFTLVFLLLDGHHNLFRALMLSYDVIPLTGANLAMPGNLMLSWTGELFVVAIRLAAPFMITIFLVDMTLGIFARVAPQTEIFSMSLSLKLVVGSFLLFLYMKNFFPVMPDLVDQMGEDLLEMIDIMKPN from the coding sequence GTGTCCATTCTAGATCCTGAATACATCCTTTATGCATTCCTGGTTTTTGTACGAATCGGGGGGCTGATTTCGGCTGCACCATTCTTCGAGCAGAAGTTTGTGCCCGTAAAAATCAAGGTGCTTTTCGCCCTTTCGGTTGCGTATGTGCTTGTGGGGCTGGTCCCTCGCCCGGAGGGACTGCCCGTTACTGAGCCCGTAGCCCTTACCTACTATGTAATTATAGAGTTGCTTACAGGCGTCACCATCGGGTTTGCCGCACGGTTTGTGTTTTTCGCTATCCGCTTTGCCGGCGAATTTATTGGCTTTCAGATGGCCATCAGTATTTCTCAGGTTATCAGTCCGGCAGACGGTCAGGCATCAAACCCGATCAGTAACCTGCTCATGATGACCTTCACCCTCGTTTTTTTATTGCTCGATGGTCATCACAACCTGTTTCGCGCGCTCATGCTCTCCTATGACGTCATTCCCTTAACCGGCGCGAACCTCGCCATGCCCGGCAATCTTATGCTGAGCTGGACCGGTGAGTTGTTTGTCGTTGCCATCCGCCTTGCTGCGCCTTTCATGATCACCATCTTTCTGGTAGACATGACCCTCGGGATTTTTGCCCGCGTGGCACCGCAAACCGAAATTTTCTCGATGAGCCTTTCACTGAAACTCGTCGTTGGCTCCTTTCTGCTTTTCCTCTACATGAAAAACTTCTTCCCAGTAATGCCCGACCTCGTCGACCAGATGGGTGAGGACTTGCTTGAGATGATCGACATCATGAAACCAAACTAG
- the fliN gene encoding flagellar motor switch protein FliN: MSQSKLQVYTAEATPILEAYFNTLLGQEAKFSMGAATEAAVDQIKSDAFTSFSIVGTPENANPFVVQLNPEWIPVISSAMVGREMTPFEEGVFDLAGQIISQGYETLQAEHTACANFPTMQAQPHAPGTWEPEESLPATFWQLSFELTVDEKALTGNLFLPAPLVEQLPDAPAAKPAAATPAAKAEDIGVSSATFPDFGREQLNQDGSGNFDLLAEVELNVTVELGRRKIPLSEVLKLTTGSVIELEKLVGEPLEIFANGRLIAEGEAVVIEEQFGIRITNLASSKLHAKALA; encoded by the coding sequence ATGAGTCAGTCTAAGTTACAGGTCTATACCGCAGAAGCGACCCCGATCCTGGAAGCGTATTTCAACACGCTCCTGGGGCAGGAAGCCAAGTTTTCCATGGGTGCAGCTACGGAGGCCGCCGTTGATCAAATTAAATCGGATGCCTTTACGTCTTTCTCTATCGTAGGCACACCCGAAAATGCAAATCCGTTTGTTGTCCAGCTCAACCCAGAGTGGATCCCTGTTATTTCCAGCGCCATGGTTGGCCGCGAAATGACGCCATTCGAAGAAGGTGTATTTGACCTTGCCGGTCAGATCATCTCGCAGGGCTATGAGACGCTGCAGGCAGAGCATACTGCCTGTGCTAACTTCCCAACAATGCAGGCCCAGCCGCATGCCCCTGGCACCTGGGAGCCCGAAGAAAGTCTGCCGGCAACATTCTGGCAGCTCAGCTTCGAATTGACTGTGGACGAAAAGGCCCTTACAGGTAACCTCTTCCTCCCTGCGCCGCTAGTCGAACAACTGCCAGACGCACCAGCAGCAAAACCTGCAGCAGCAACGCCTGCTGCAAAAGCTGAAGATATTGGCGTATCATCTGCCACGTTCCCCGATTTCGGGCGCGAACAACTCAATCAGGATGGCTCGGGCAATTTCGATTTGCTGGCAGAAGTTGAGTTAAATGTAACCGTTGAGCTTGGCCGCAGGAAAATCCCGCTTTCAGAAGTGCTCAAGCTGACAACAGGCAGCGTTATCGAGCTCGAAAAACTGGTAGGCGAGCCGCTGGAAATATTCGCCAATGGCCGGCTGATTGCTGAAGGAGAAGCGGTTGTCATTGAAGAGCAGTTTGGTATTCGTATCACAAATCTTGCGTCTTCAAAACTACACGCCAAAGCGCTGGCATAA